A DNA window from Coffea arabica cultivar ET-39 chromosome 6c, Coffea Arabica ET-39 HiFi, whole genome shotgun sequence contains the following coding sequences:
- the LOC140008749 gene encoding uncharacterized protein — translation MDMAPPRNVKEVQRLTGRMGALKRFLSRSAVRGLHFFRILKAPKDFQWIEECQKAFADLKAYLAELPTLTAPEQGETLFLYLSACNEAVSAVLVREHRGLRGQFITSAELYKGRKPLRQILTKLEVSGRMTKWAVELAEHDISYQPRTAIKAQALADFLAEGASLTITLPISSPTKGRSGEPWVLFVDGASSKEGSGAGLLLTSPTGEELTYALRCDFPTSNNETEYETLLIGLRIAHRMGITAIKVRSDSQLDVLQVRGEYEAKEDVMKKYLFDIFEIDRVPRSQNKRADALSKLASSSFAHLSNEVLVEVVKRKSID, via the exons ATGGACATGGCCCCTCCAAGGAATGTGAAGGAGGTCCAGCGGCTCACGGGGAGGATGGGCGCCCTGAAAAGATTCCTCTCGCGTTCCGCAGTCAGGGGGCTGCATTTCTTTCGGATCTTGAAAGCCCCCAAAGACTTTCAATGGATTGAAGAATGCCAGAAGGCCTTTGCTGACCTGAAGGCATACCTGGCGGAGCTGCCTACTCTGACCGCCCCGGAGCAGGGAGAAACCCTGTTCCTATACTTGTCTGCCTGTAACGAGGCCGTCAGCGCGGTTTTGGTACGGGAGCACCGGGGGCTCAGAGGCCAATTTATTACGTCAGCCGAGCTTTACAAGGGCCGAAAA CCCCTACGGCAGATACTTACGAAGCTCGAGGTCTCGGGCAGGATGACCAAGTGGGCCGTCGAACTGGCAGAGCACGACATCAGCTATCAGCCTCGCACCGCTATCAAGGCTCAGGCCTTGGCGGACTTCCTTGCTGAGGGGGCTAGCTTGACCATAACCCTGCCGATCTCTTCGCCCACAAAAGGGCGGTCGGGAGAGCCGTGGGTACTGTTCGTAGATGGGGCCTCCAGCAAGGAAGGGAGCGGTGCCGGCCTGCTGCTCACCTCGCCCACCGGGGAAGAGCTGACCTATGCGCTCAGATGCGACTTCCCGACATCCAACAATGAGACTGAGTACGAGACCCTATTGATAGGGTTGCGGATAGCCCACCGGATGGGTATAACCGCGATCAAGGTCCGGAGCGACTCTCAACTCGACGTCCTCCAAGTTCGCGGAGAATACGAAGCCAAGGAGGATGTTATGAAGAAATACCTGTTCGATATTTTTGAAATCGATCGGGTGCCGAGATCCCAGAACAAGCGCGCAGACGCCCTGTCGAAGCTGGCATCCTCCTCATTTGCCCACCTGAGCAACGAAGTCTTGGTAGAGGTGGTCAAGCGAAAGAGCATTGACTAG
- the LOC140008748 gene encoding uncharacterized protein: MFYRVFKELGLEDGQLTSVRTPLVGFTGPPINPEGMITLMVTVGQAPKCRTIPANFVVVKQQSPYNVFLGRPALNALRAIPSTLHLSVKFPIPGRVAEVHGDLEVARTCYLAMLLGPEKVVVQTACLEPYIPGEEARPPGTQDEIEEFPLREDQPDQVIRIGALLPPEKKEGLKALLKEYSQVFAWTVEDMPGILTDLAVHHLNVDPCFKPVKQKKRSFAPERNEVIKKEVGKLLESQIILEVHYPTWLANPVLVNKEDQTWRMCMDFTDLNKACPNDCFPLSKIDRLVDSTVGFDVLCFLDTFKGYH; this comes from the coding sequence ATGTTTTATCGGGTGTTCAAGGAGCTCGGCTTGGAAGACGGACAGCTGACCTCGGTTCGGACACCCCTGGTGGGCTTCACCGGACCGCCTATCAACCCGGAGGGAATGATCACCCTGATGGTCACGGTAGGGCAGGCCCCCAAATGCCGGACCATCCCTGCCAATTTCGTGGTGGTCAAGCAACAATCCCCGTACAATGTGTTCCTAGGTCGGCCTGCTTTGAACGCCCTCCGTGCTATTCCCTCCACGCTCCACCTCAGCGTCAAATTCCCCATTCCGGGGAGAGTAGCCGAGGTGCACGGTGATCTGGAGGTGGCCAGAACTTGCTACTTGGCCATGCTTCTGGGACCGGAGAAGGTGGTCGTCCAGACGGCCTGCTTGGAGCCCTACATTCCAGGGGAAGAGGCCCGGCCGCCGGGCACCCAGGACGAGATTGAGGAGTTCCCCTTGCGGGAAGACCAACCCGACCAGGTGATCCGCATCGGCGCGCTGCTGCCCCCGGAGAAGAAGGAGGGTTTGAAGGCCCTGTTAAAGGAGTACTCCCAGGTCTTCGCATGGACGGTTGAGGACATGCCTGGGATTCTGACCGACTTGGCCGTCCACCACCTCAACGTGGATCCTTGCTTCAAGCCGGTGAAGCAAAAGAAGAGGAGTTTCGCCCCAGAAAGGAATGAGGTGATCAAGAAGGAGGTCGGCAAGTTGTTGGAATCTCAGATCATTTTAGAAGTACATTACCCGACCTGGTTGGCGAACCCCGTCCTGGTAAATAAGGAAGACCAGACCTGGAGGATGTGCATGGACTTTACGGATctcaacaaggcctgcccgAATGACTGCTTTCCCCTGTCCAAGATCGACAGGTTAGTAGACTCTACTGTAGGCTTTGACGTTTTGTGCTTTTTGGATACCTTCAAGGGATACCACTAG